A segment of the Chryseobacterium scophthalmum genome:
TTTAAAAATTTATTGATTTCTGCATTACTGCGGATCTTCAGAATGTCTTCTGCGTGATTTTCGTTGATTGATTTTAAAACTAATCGTTCGGTTTCCAGTTTCATATTTCAAATGTAATAAAACTAATTACTGTTGGTATTCGCAAAGGCGCAAATATTCATTTTTTTTTTGCTTTTAAATAAGACGCAAAGATTTTATCTTCGATAAAATTGAAAATCTCTGATTTTCTGGCGCCTTAAATTTTATATTAGTTTTAACAAAACTTTGCGTCTTTGCGAATACCAACATTCTCAAATTACCTCATTTTCAAATTAATTTCACATTTTCTCACTAAATTTGCACTGTGTATATAAATAAAGAAGATTTAGACGAATTAGAATTTCCGCAATTACTCGCGGAAATTGCTCCTTTTGCATATTCTCCGAAAACGAGAGATAAAATCCTTGAACTTCGTCCAATGGAAATTGACGAAGCTGAAGTTTCATTAAAAAAAACTTCCGAATATTTATCGAGTTTTGAAAGTTCGAATGCGATTCCGTTTGATGAATATGAAGATATTGAGAATGAACTAAAAGTAATGCTGATCGAGAATTATCGATTGGAAAATTCTGCTTTTATCAAAATAAAAACGTTAACGGAGCAAATCGGGAAACTGCAGAAGTTTTTTCCAACCATGCCCGAAACTTTTCCCAATTTGATAAAGGATGTTACTGCATTAGAATTTAGAAAAGAAATTATTGATAAAGTTGATAAAGTTTTTAACCGTTTTGGCGAAGTAAAAAGTGAAGCTTCCCCAATTTTGAAAGAGTTGAGAACTGAAATTCAACATGCTAAAAAAGCGATTACAGAAAATTTCAACAGGGCTTTGTTCAATTACGGACAAAGTGAATTTCTGGATGATATTCGAGAAACGATTATTGACGACCAAAGAGTTTTGGCGGTAAAATCTGCATACAAAAAAAGAGTCGCAGGAAGAGTTTTAGGACTTTCAAAAACAGGTTCTATTACTTATATGCAACCGGATTCTGTAGTAAAACATTATTTCAAACTTAAAGAAAGCCAAGAAGAAGAGAAAAAGGAAATAGACAAAATTCTGAGAAAATTAACCGCAGAATTGGCAGAATTCCAACCTCAGCTTTGGAGATATCAAATGTATATTTTCGATCTTGATTTAACGAGAGCAAAAGCCAAATTTGCAGAGCTTGTTAACGGAGTTTTACCGAAAATCAACCGTCACAGAACACTAAAATTAAGAGAAGCTTTTCACCCTTTATTGTTTTTGAGAAATAAAGCTGAAAACAAAACTATTTTCCCACAATCATTAAGTTTAACAGATCATAACAGAATTATCTGTATTTCCGGACCGAATGCAGGAGGAAAATCTATTACGCTGAAAACTGTAGGGTTGCTTCAATTGATGATTCAAAGCGGAATTTTAGTTCCAACGCATCCGAAATCTGAGATGTTTTTCTTTGATAAAATCATGACCGATATTGGCGATAATCAATCTATTGAAAATCATCTTTCGACCTATTCGTCAAGATTAAAGAAAATGGGCGGAATCATTCGTGAAGCCGATGGAGAAACCCTTTTACTGATCGATGAATTCGGGACCGGTTCTGATCCTGAATTGGGTGGTGCTTTAGCTGAAAGTTTTCTGGAATTTTTCTATGATAAGAAGAGTTTTGCGATTATTACAACGCATTACACGAATATTAAACTGGTTGTGGAAGAACTTCCGAATGCGCAAAATGCGGCAATGCTTTTCAATGAAGAGACGCTTGAACCGATGTACAAACTGGAAATCGGACAAGCCGGAAGTTCATTTACTTTTGAAGTTGCTGAAAAGAATAAAATCCCAAGATTTATCATTCATTCTGCCAAGAAAAAGGTGGAACATGATATTGTGAATTTAGATAAAACGATTGTAAAGCTTCAACAAGAAAAATACGAAGTTGAAAAACTGAAAACCGATCTTGCCGAAAGAAAAGAATCGGTGGAAGACAAGCGTGACAATCTGCAAAAACTGAATGAGCAGCTTCAGCAAAAGTTATTCAATTTTCAGAAATTGTACGAAGATGAGCACCGTAAACTTCAGTTCGGAACCAAGATTGAATCTTTCATTGACAGCTATGTAAAAGGAAAATCGAGGAAAGATGTTGTGAAAGATTTCGTGAAAATTCTGGAGCAGGAAAAATTCAGAAAGATTGGTGCAGATAAAGATGAATCTAAGCGTCTTCAGGTCGTAAAAAGAAAAATTACCCAACAACTGAAGAAGGAAGAGGTTATCGAAAAAATTACCGAAACCAATGAAAAAATCGAGGAAAAACGTAAAGTAGACCGCGCAGTCTGGATGAAAGAAGGGCAACGTGTGAGAATTACCGGAAGTACAAGTGTGGGAACGATTGAGAAAATATCTAGAAATAAGGTAACAGTAAATTACGGAACGTTTAAGACAATGATCGATGCTGACGAATTGGAGAGAATTTAATTTCGAATTAATTTTCAACGCAAAGATTATCTTCTACTTTTAATATTTTCAGAATCAAAGAGTTGCGAACAAGTCGCTTAAGCTTGAATATGCAGACGATCTATCAAATTATTTTATTGATTATTAATTTTAAATGACTGTAAAAACTCATATCACATTTAAGGATTTTCTGAATTTTAATATTAAAAATTCATTCCCAAGAATTATTATTTTTTCATTAATAATATTAGCCATTTTTGGGTTAAACTTTTCTAATGCTGAATATAATACGAAGGAAATTTTCAAATCTGCATCGATTTGGTTTGCTGCTGTTTTTATTTTTATCATCATCCGTACTTATTTCCGTTTGAAAAATGCTTTTTACTCTAACAAGAAAATTCAGGAAGAGATTGTTTATACTTTCACTGATGAAAAAGTTCAGACCAAGGGCGAAACTTTCGATGGCGATTTTACATGGAATACAGTCCACAGAGTAAAAGAAACCAAAGACTGGCTTTTGATTTATCAAAGTAAAACAACGATGAATATGGTTCCGAAAAAATACTTTTCACCAAGTGAAATTATAGAATTAAGGAATATTATTGAAAAAAATAATGTGAAAGCAAAACTTAGAAACGATTAAAAAATCATTTAAATATAAAAATAGAGCGCTGTAACTGGCGCTCTATTCTTTTTTATTTCTTAATAAATTTAAACCTTGAATTTTCTTTTTCCTTTAATACAATAAAATATATTCCTTTTGCTAAATGACCCACATTCACTGTTTTATTTTTAGTCTTTCCTTCGCTTAGCTTCTGCCCTACTGAATTATAGATTTCAAAATCTATATCTGATGAAATTCCTGAAATATTCAAAACATCTGAAGTTGGATTTGGGTAAATACCGATTTCTTTACTTTTATTAATTTCCGTTGTTGCAAGATTAGCTTCTGATGATAAATAAACATCATAATCTTCAACTTCACCATACCCAAAATTACCACAACCATTTATAACTGCCGTATTTGAAAAAATAACTCTCATCGTAACTGCACAACTTACATTTCCGCCAACCGAAGCTAAAGACGGAACACTAAACGTATTTGTACTAACATTAGCCGAGCTTGATGTAACATTCATAATTATTTCGCTTGTTTCGAAAGTTCCATTTGCATTAAAATCAATCCAAACTGTTACAAAAGCAGCATTTGGATTAATTGCACCTATTTTGGTAGCAGAAATCATATTGTTTGCAGAATCCCAAGTTAAATAAACTTTACGAGCTGCATCTGGACGATAATCGGTGTATAAAGATGCGGCCGAATTGCTTATCATTTGTGATAAACCAGTTGAGGAAGGAGTAACGGTAATATTTGAAAGATGCATAAGACCAGAATTTGCTGACTCTGATGTACAATAATTGAGTTTTGTATTAAAAACCACTAAAGTTGACCATGCACCAGGAACGTTATTACAAAGTTTAGCAACCTGTACTTCATAAGCTGTGCATGTCGTTAAACCATTCAAATTAAAAAAATTCTGGTTTCCGGGGACAGACGGTGAACTCCATGGAAAATTCCCAACAGGCCTGAATCTCAAAATATAATTTGAAGTATTCGGATCATTTGCCCAACTAACAGTTCCTGCTGTATGTGAAATATTTGTTACTGAAACATTTGCCGGAGCCAATAAATCGCAGAAAAATTTAGGTTTTGCTTTTTCAGGAATGCTTTTTCCGTGATAAAATGTAGTTCCAAATAAAACAAAAAATAAATACAGTAAATTTTTAATCATGTAATTAGTTTTAAATTATTTTTAAAAATAATAAAATATTCTTCAACAAGTGATTAAAACTTTATTCTTATTTTTGAACATGCTTGTCAATCTTAAAATATTGTGGATCTTTTACAGGAAACTTCTCATTCCGGGAGTTATATTTTCGTTGTTGATCTCTATTCCTGCAGGAATAAATTTTGAAACTTTCAGCTTTGGTTTTTTATTTATTTTCCCGTTGATGCATTATTTCATCTATGAATTAAGACTGAAAAACGAATATCTTTTCTATGCTAATTTTGGATTCTCAAGAATATCACTTTGGATGATCACTGTTGTTTTTAGTATTATCTTACAACCTATTTCTGCAATTCTATGAGCACGCTTCACATCGACAGCATTACAATATCTTTTGGTGAAAAAGATATTTTGAAAGACATTTACTTAAGCTGTGAAACCGGGAATATTTCCGGGCTTTTAGGGAGAAACGGTTCCGGAAAATCAACTTTGTTTCAAATTATTTTTGGATCGATAAAAGGTGATACACAATATATAAAGCTCAACAATACGATTTTACAAAATCAATTTGACCGAAAAAACAGAATCGCCTATTTACCTCAACATTCATTTTTACCAAAAAACATAAAAATTAGAAAGCTTATTGATTTGTTTTGTGATAAAGAAAACAGTGCGAAAATTTCTCAGTCTGAATTAGTTCAACCATTTTTAAATGAGACTTCAAATACACTTTCAGGAGGAGAACTTAGAATTGTAGAAGTTTTGCTGATTATTTATTCTAAAGCAGAATTCATTTTGCTGGATGAGCCGTTTCACAGTCTTTCGCCAAAAGTTGTAGCCGAAATAAAAACAATTATTAAACAACAAACTGATAAAGGCTTTGTTATTTCGGATCATCAATATCATGATGTTTTAGATATTTCAGACGATATTTTTCTTCTTTCTGATGGTCATTTAAAACCAATTAAAGATTTAACAGAATTGAAAAGGTTTAATTATCTTCCAAAAAATATTTAATTTATATCTTTGAGCTATAAATATTCTTTTCATCATGACTTTCATCCACAAAGCAATTTATTTATCGGTATTCTGTATTTTTTCTTTTAGTTTGATCAATGCTCAGAATAAAGTTCCTTTTGGCGTAGTAAAAGCCGAAGAAGGTTATGCAATGGTGCGTGTACACAAAGAAGATTACCGTAAAATTGTTGACAAAATCAGGATGAAAAGAGGGGATGTTTTTGTTTATGTAAAACCCGCTCCCGGAGAAACTGAATGGATCTGGATAAAATATCCTGAAAAAGAAGAGCTCCCAAAAACTTTTGTAAGGTATGACAGTCTTAATAAAGAAGGAATGGTAAACAAAGGTCGTATTGCATTTATCGATCAGCTTCCAAAATTCACTCCGGTATTATCTAAAAACGGAAGATCAATCACTTTTACCGACAATAACAACCAAAAGATACCAACCGCTCAACGAACAAAAGTGGTGATCGATATTTATCCTTCAAGCGCAAAATTTAAAAAGCAGGAAAAAGATGCGAAAGGAAATATTGTTAAAATAGATAAACAAAAAACCTGGGGACTCGGAAAGGAACTTCCTGAAGATTTAAAAGAAATAAAATCAGTTCGAGTACAACAACCCGGAAGAGGTTCTGTTTTTGTGAGAGAAGCGATTAAAAATATGTTTAATCCAACAATGGATTTTGAAAACATGGGAGTTACTTCAATCGATGATGACCATATTTTTCTTTATATGATTAATGGTTCGGGTGAACACAGATACACTACTTTCTGGACAATTAAGGAAGGAAGAGCAATCAGCCAGAT
Coding sequences within it:
- a CDS encoding ATP-binding cassette domain-containing protein, with translation MSTLHIDSITISFGEKDILKDIYLSCETGNISGLLGRNGSGKSTLFQIIFGSIKGDTQYIKLNNTILQNQFDRKNRIAYLPQHSFLPKNIKIRKLIDLFCDKENSAKISQSELVQPFLNETSNTLSGGELRIVEVLLIIYSKAEFILLDEPFHSLSPKVVAEIKTIIKQQTDKGFVISDHQYHDVLDISDDIFLLSDGHLKPIKDLTELKRFNYLPKNI
- a CDS encoding endonuclease MutS2, with the translated sequence MYINKEDLDELEFPQLLAEIAPFAYSPKTRDKILELRPMEIDEAEVSLKKTSEYLSSFESSNAIPFDEYEDIENELKVMLIENYRLENSAFIKIKTLTEQIGKLQKFFPTMPETFPNLIKDVTALEFRKEIIDKVDKVFNRFGEVKSEASPILKELRTEIQHAKKAITENFNRALFNYGQSEFLDDIRETIIDDQRVLAVKSAYKKRVAGRVLGLSKTGSITYMQPDSVVKHYFKLKESQEEEKKEIDKILRKLTAELAEFQPQLWRYQMYIFDLDLTRAKAKFAELVNGVLPKINRHRTLKLREAFHPLLFLRNKAENKTIFPQSLSLTDHNRIICISGPNAGGKSITLKTVGLLQLMIQSGILVPTHPKSEMFFFDKIMTDIGDNQSIENHLSTYSSRLKKMGGIIREADGETLLLIDEFGTGSDPELGGALAESFLEFFYDKKSFAIITTHYTNIKLVVEELPNAQNAAMLFNEETLEPMYKLEIGQAGSSFTFEVAEKNKIPRFIIHSAKKKVEHDIVNLDKTIVKLQQEKYEVEKLKTDLAERKESVEDKRDNLQKLNEQLQQKLFNFQKLYEDEHRKLQFGTKIESFIDSYVKGKSRKDVVKDFVKILEQEKFRKIGADKDESKRLQVVKRKITQQLKKEEVIEKITETNEKIEEKRKVDRAVWMKEGQRVRITGSTSVGTIEKISRNKVTVNYGTFKTMIDADELERI
- a CDS encoding GEVED domain-containing protein, giving the protein MIKNLLYLFFVLFGTTFYHGKSIPEKAKPKFFCDLLAPANVSVTNISHTAGTVSWANDPNTSNYILRFRPVGNFPWSSPSVPGNQNFFNLNGLTTCTAYEVQVAKLCNNVPGAWSTLVVFNTKLNYCTSESANSGLMHLSNITVTPSSTGLSQMISNSAASLYTDYRPDAARKVYLTWDSANNMISATKIGAINPNAAFVTVWIDFNANGTFETSEIIMNVTSSSANVSTNTFSVPSLASVGGNVSCAVTMRVIFSNTAVINGCGNFGYGEVEDYDVYLSSEANLATTEINKSKEIGIYPNPTSDVLNISGISSDIDFEIYNSVGQKLSEGKTKNKTVNVGHLAKGIYFIVLKEKENSRFKFIKK
- a CDS encoding YcxB family protein, translated to MTVKTHITFKDFLNFNIKNSFPRIIIFSLIILAIFGLNFSNAEYNTKEIFKSASIWFAAVFIFIIIRTYFRLKNAFYSNKKIQEEIVYTFTDEKVQTKGETFDGDFTWNTVHRVKETKDWLLIYQSKTTMNMVPKKYFSPSEIIELRNIIEKNNVKAKLRND